From a single Micromonospora sp. WMMD1102 genomic region:
- a CDS encoding helix-turn-helix domain-containing protein — translation MRVAGGTAAGRAEEPAGRAGETAQTLDRGLRLLHLVAEAPGGLTVTEAAARLGVGRAVVYRLLGALTEHGLVRRDAANRLRLGAGLLHLARRAQPLIADGALPALRRLAEQTGATAHLTVVDGAEGVALAVVEPSWTAFHVAYRTGSRHPLDRGAAGRAILAGRQGRADPVASSGELESGAYGVAAPVLGVPGLEASVGVVALAPLDLARTGTQVRTAATEIAAALS, via the coding sequence GTGAGGGTGGCGGGCGGTACGGCGGCCGGTCGGGCGGAGGAGCCCGCCGGCCGGGCCGGCGAGACGGCGCAGACCCTGGACCGGGGACTGCGGCTGCTGCACCTGGTCGCGGAGGCGCCCGGCGGGCTGACCGTGACCGAGGCGGCCGCCCGGTTGGGCGTCGGCCGGGCGGTGGTGTACAGGCTGCTCGGCGCACTCACCGAACACGGGCTGGTCCGCCGGGACGCGGCCAACCGGCTGCGACTCGGCGCGGGACTGCTGCACCTCGCCCGCCGGGCGCAACCGCTGATCGCCGACGGTGCACTGCCGGCGCTGCGCCGGCTGGCCGAGCAGACCGGGGCGACCGCGCACCTGACCGTGGTCGACGGCGCCGAGGGGGTGGCGCTGGCGGTGGTCGAGCCGAGCTGGACGGCGTTCCACGTCGCGTACCGGACCGGATCCCGGCATCCGCTCGACCGGGGCGCGGCCGGGCGGGCGATCCTGGCCGGGCGGCAGGGCCGGGCCGACCCGGTGGCGAGCAGCGGCGAACTCGAGTCCGGCGCCTACGGGGTGGCCGCACCCGTGCTCGGTGTTCCCGGCCTGGAGGCAAGTGTCGGCGTGGTCGCCCTGGCTCCCCTCGACCTGGCCAGGACCGGCACCCAGGTCCGCACCGCCGCCACCGAGATCGCCGCCGCGCTCTCCTAG
- a CDS encoding class II fumarate hydratase produces MEDVTTPEAAGYRIERDTMGEVEVPVDALWRAQTQRAVQNFPISGRGLEPAHIRALAQIKGAAAMVNAELGVIDEEVARAIATAAAHVADGGYDDQFPIDVFQTGSGTSSNMNANEVIATLAARELGREVHPNDDVNAAQSSNDVFPSSIHLAATHAVVHDLLPALRHLEFALESKVDEFAEVVKAGRTHLMDATPVTMGQEFSGYATQLQYGIERLESCLPRLAELPLGGTAVGTGINTPAGFAPKVIEKLREMTGLPVAEARNHFEAQGARDGLVEVSGQLRTVAVGLYKIANDIRWMGSGPRAGLRELQIPDLQPGSSIMPGKVNPVVCEAVRQVCAQVIGNDATVGFAGSQGDFELNVMLPVLARNVLESIRLLANVSRLFADRCVVGLVANVDVALAYAEGSPSVVTPLNRYLGYDEAASIAKEALAKELSIREVVLARGHVEAGRLTAEQLDQALDVLRMTHP; encoded by the coding sequence ATGGAGGACGTGACCACACCAGAGGCGGCCGGCTACCGGATCGAACGCGACACGATGGGCGAGGTGGAGGTGCCCGTCGACGCGCTGTGGCGGGCCCAGACGCAGCGGGCGGTGCAGAACTTCCCGATCTCCGGACGCGGGCTCGAACCGGCGCACATCCGGGCGCTGGCCCAGATCAAGGGTGCCGCGGCGATGGTGAATGCCGAGCTGGGGGTGATCGACGAGGAGGTGGCCCGGGCGATCGCCACGGCGGCGGCGCACGTCGCCGACGGCGGCTACGACGACCAGTTCCCGATCGACGTCTTCCAGACCGGATCCGGGACCTCGTCGAACATGAACGCCAACGAGGTGATCGCCACCCTGGCCGCCCGGGAACTGGGCCGCGAGGTGCACCCGAACGACGACGTGAACGCCGCCCAGTCCAGCAACGACGTCTTCCCGTCCTCGATCCACCTGGCTGCCACCCACGCGGTCGTGCACGACCTGCTGCCGGCGCTGCGGCACCTGGAGTTCGCGCTGGAGTCCAAGGTGGACGAGTTCGCCGAGGTGGTGAAGGCGGGGCGTACCCACCTGATGGACGCCACCCCGGTGACGATGGGCCAGGAGTTCTCCGGGTACGCCACCCAGCTCCAGTACGGCATCGAGCGGCTGGAGAGCTGCCTGCCCCGGCTCGCCGAACTGCCGCTCGGCGGCACCGCCGTCGGCACCGGGATCAACACCCCGGCCGGCTTCGCCCCGAAGGTGATCGAGAAGCTGCGCGAGATGACCGGGCTGCCGGTGGCCGAGGCGCGCAACCACTTCGAGGCACAGGGCGCCCGGGACGGCCTGGTCGAGGTCTCCGGTCAGCTCCGTACCGTGGCGGTCGGCCTCTACAAGATCGCGAACGATATCCGCTGGATGGGTTCCGGTCCCCGGGCCGGGCTCCGCGAACTCCAGATCCCGGACCTGCAACCCGGCTCGTCGATCATGCCGGGCAAGGTGAACCCGGTGGTCTGCGAGGCGGTCCGGCAGGTCTGCGCCCAGGTGATCGGCAACGACGCCACCGTCGGCTTCGCCGGCTCGCAGGGCGACTTCGAACTGAACGTGATGCTGCCGGTGCTGGCCCGCAACGTACTGGAGTCGATCCGGCTGCTCGCCAACGTCAGCCGGCTCTTCGCCGACCGCTGCGTGGTCGGGCTCGTCGCGAACGTCGACGTGGCCCTGGCGTACGCCGAGGGGTCACCGTCGGTCGTCACCCCGCTCAACCGCTACCTCGGCTACGACGAGGCGGCCTCGATCGCCAAGGAGGCGCTGGCCAAGGAGCTGTCGATCCGCGAGGTGGTGCTCGCCCGGGGGCACGTCGAGGCGGGCCGGCTCACCGCCGAGCAGCTCGACCAGGCCCTCGACGTACTCCGGATGACCCACCCCTGA
- a CDS encoding phosphotransferase has translation MSADGPEPLPGGFVNAVVRVGDTVRRPVSASGGFVQDLLRFLGHRHWPGAPRHLGFDELGREVLTFLPGHVAWAAVQPAEVRSDASLAAVARLVRQLHDLTAGTGLAGDQEVVCHNDLSPKNTVYRDLGEGLRPVAFIDWDLAAPGSRVHDVAQVCWQFVGLGPGSDVGEAARLVRLIADAYGLRTRGELIRTVLWWQDRCWRGIEAGAAAGEPAMTRLRALGVVDEVRGAYQWTAEHHVTLERAMS, from the coding sequence GTGAGCGCGGACGGGCCGGAGCCGCTGCCCGGCGGTTTCGTGAATGCTGTGGTGCGGGTGGGCGACACGGTGCGGCGACCGGTGTCGGCGTCCGGTGGTTTCGTTCAGGACCTTCTGCGGTTTCTCGGGCATCGTCACTGGCCGGGGGCGCCCCGGCACCTCGGCTTCGACGAACTGGGCCGTGAGGTACTCACCTTCCTGCCCGGGCATGTGGCCTGGGCGGCGGTGCAGCCGGCAGAGGTGCGATCGGACGCGAGTCTGGCGGCGGTGGCCCGCTTGGTGCGTCAGCTTCATGATCTGACCGCGGGGACCGGTCTCGCCGGTGACCAGGAGGTCGTGTGCCACAACGACCTGTCGCCGAAGAACACTGTCTATCGCGACCTCGGAGAGGGTCTGCGTCCGGTGGCGTTCATCGACTGGGACCTGGCGGCGCCGGGGTCTCGGGTGCATGACGTGGCCCAGGTGTGCTGGCAGTTTGTCGGCCTGGGGCCGGGGTCGGACGTCGGTGAGGCGGCGAGGCTGGTGCGGCTGATCGCGGATGCCTACGGCCTGCGGACCCGAGGAGAACTGATTCGAACGGTTCTGTGGTGGCAGGACCGCTGCTGGCGGGGGATCGAGGCCGGCGCGGCGGCTGGCGAGCCGGCGATGACGCGACTACGGGCGCTCGGCGTGGTGGACGAGGTGCGGGGGGCCTATCAGTGGACAGCCGAGCACCATGTCACGTTGGAACGGGCGATGTCGTAG
- the cysS gene encoding cysteine--tRNA ligase: MTLRLYDTATRSVRDFVPLRAGRAGIYLCGLTVQSPPHIGHLRGGVNYDVLRRWLLRSGFEVTFIRNITDVDDKILVKAVERGRPFWSIAYANEVLLGAAYRSLNVLPPTYEPRATGHVPEMHELIGKLLDAGHAYVADDDSGDVWFDVRSYPGYGDLSGQRPEATQTQIADEAAERGKRDANDFALWKGVKPGEPADAAWPSPWGPGRPGWHIECSAMCWRYLGAEFDIHGGGLDLTFPHHENEQAQSRAAGLPFVRYWVHHGLLNLGEAKMSKSLGNVVDLDHVASIGVRPVELRYYLVAPHYRSRIDYSDESLRESAVAYRRVEGFVRRAAERVGAGTLGELPAEFGAALDDDLNTSAAVAVLHDTVRDGQIALAGGDDAGTGAALAVVRAMLDVLGLDPLDAAWSTNGQDGELRSVVDSLVALALEQRAQARGRRDWAAADSVRDQLKHAGVVVEDTPHGPRWTIGEQD, from the coding sequence GTGACGCTACGCCTCTACGACACCGCCACCCGATCGGTGCGGGACTTCGTCCCCCTGCGCGCCGGCAGGGCGGGGATCTACCTGTGTGGCCTCACCGTCCAGTCTCCGCCGCACATCGGTCACCTGCGGGGCGGGGTCAACTACGACGTGCTGCGGCGCTGGCTGCTGCGCAGCGGCTTCGAGGTGACCTTCATCCGCAACATCACCGACGTGGACGACAAGATCCTGGTCAAGGCGGTCGAGCGGGGCCGCCCGTTCTGGTCGATCGCCTACGCCAACGAGGTGCTGCTCGGTGCGGCGTACCGCAGCCTCAACGTGCTGCCGCCGACCTACGAGCCGAGGGCGACCGGGCACGTCCCGGAGATGCACGAGCTGATCGGGAAGCTGCTCGACGCCGGGCACGCGTACGTCGCCGACGACGACTCCGGTGACGTCTGGTTCGACGTCCGGTCCTACCCTGGCTACGGCGACCTGTCCGGTCAGCGGCCGGAGGCGACCCAGACGCAGATCGCCGACGAGGCCGCCGAACGGGGCAAGCGGGACGCCAACGACTTCGCGCTCTGGAAGGGCGTCAAGCCGGGCGAGCCGGCCGACGCCGCCTGGCCGTCACCGTGGGGGCCGGGCCGCCCCGGCTGGCACATCGAGTGCTCGGCGATGTGCTGGCGCTATCTCGGCGCCGAGTTCGACATCCACGGCGGCGGGCTCGACCTGACCTTCCCGCACCACGAGAACGAGCAGGCCCAGTCCCGGGCCGCCGGGCTGCCCTTCGTCCGGTACTGGGTGCACCACGGGCTGCTCAACCTCGGCGAGGCCAAGATGAGCAAGTCGCTGGGGAACGTCGTCGACCTCGACCACGTCGCCTCGATCGGGGTCCGCCCGGTCGAGCTACGCTACTACCTGGTCGCCCCGCACTACCGGTCCCGGATCGACTACTCGGACGAGTCGCTGCGCGAGTCGGCGGTGGCGTACCGCCGGGTCGAGGGCTTCGTACGCCGGGCCGCGGAACGGGTCGGTGCGGGCACGCTCGGCGAACTGCCGGCCGAGTTCGGTGCCGCCCTGGACGACGACCTCAACACCTCGGCCGCGGTCGCGGTGCTGCACGACACGGTCCGGGACGGCCAGATCGCGCTGGCCGGCGGGGACGACGCCGGGACCGGGGCGGCGCTGGCCGTGGTGCGGGCGATGCTCGACGTGCTCGGTCTCGACCCCCTCGACGCCGCGTGGAGCACGAACGGGCAGGATGGGGAGCTGCGGTCGGTGGTCGACTCGCTGGTGGCGCTGGCCCTGGAGCAGCGGGCACAGGCCCGAGGCCGCAGGGACTGGGCCGCCGCCGACTCGGTACGCGACCAGCTCAAGCACGCGGGCGTGGTGGTCGAGGACACCCCGCACGGGCCGCGTTGGACGATCGGAGAACAGGACTGA
- the rlmB gene encoding 23S rRNA (guanosine(2251)-2'-O)-methyltransferase RlmB, producing the protein MPGNSARKGRRVTAKKGAVTGSGGKNRGALKGRGKTLPADERPWHKAYSGTEQVPQRTAWKQAKERRAAAEEGRAPKVGVPGSKDTTWGAGGAGTKKGGRKSSVSAGRGAASAGRGAGRTGGKPAPRPGGPRVAPGRRSAPGREAAELLVGRNPVVEALRAQVPATALYVAQGIDIDDRVNEAVRTAADRGIAIMEVSRAELDRMTGGVLHQGIGVQVPPFAYEPFEDMLAMALEQPSPLLVALDGVTDPRNLGAVIRSAAAFGAQGVFVPERRAAGITATAWRTSAGAAARVPVSQVTNLTRAIKLAQQEGFVVVGLDADGETDLYDLEVAVGPLVVVVGSEGRGLSRLVGTTCDLRVGIPMVSEVESLNASVAAAVALAEVSRRRLAA; encoded by the coding sequence ATGCCCGGAAACTCGGCCCGGAAGGGTCGTCGGGTCACCGCCAAGAAGGGCGCCGTCACGGGCTCCGGAGGCAAGAACCGGGGTGCGCTCAAGGGCCGGGGCAAGACCCTGCCGGCCGACGAGCGCCCTTGGCACAAGGCGTACTCCGGCACCGAGCAGGTGCCGCAGCGGACCGCGTGGAAGCAGGCCAAGGAGCGCCGGGCCGCCGCCGAGGAGGGCCGGGCGCCGAAGGTCGGCGTACCCGGCAGCAAGGACACCACCTGGGGTGCCGGGGGTGCCGGTACGAAGAAGGGCGGCCGCAAGTCGTCGGTCAGCGCCGGTAGGGGTGCGGCGAGCGCCGGTCGGGGTGCCGGGCGTACCGGTGGCAAGCCGGCGCCGCGCCCGGGTGGTCCCCGGGTCGCGCCGGGCCGCCGGTCGGCTCCCGGGCGGGAGGCGGCCGAGCTGCTGGTCGGGCGCAACCCGGTGGTGGAGGCGCTCCGTGCGCAGGTGCCGGCGACCGCGCTCTACGTGGCGCAGGGCATCGACATCGACGACCGGGTGAACGAGGCGGTCCGGACCGCCGCCGACCGGGGCATCGCGATCATGGAGGTCAGCCGGGCCGAGCTGGACCGGATGACCGGCGGGGTGCTGCACCAGGGCATCGGCGTGCAGGTGCCGCCGTTCGCCTACGAGCCGTTCGAGGACATGTTGGCGATGGCGCTGGAGCAGCCGTCGCCGCTGCTGGTCGCGCTCGACGGGGTCACCGACCCGCGCAACCTCGGTGCGGTGATCCGTTCGGCGGCGGCCTTCGGCGCGCAGGGTGTCTTCGTACCCGAGCGGCGGGCCGCCGGCATCACCGCGACCGCCTGGCGGACCAGTGCCGGCGCGGCGGCCCGGGTACCGGTCAGCCAGGTGACGAACCTGACCCGGGCGATCAAGCTGGCCCAGCAGGAGGGGTTCGTCGTGGTCGGGCTGGACGCCGACGGCGAGACCGACCTGTACGACCTGGAGGTGGCGGTCGGCCCGCTGGTGGTGGTGGTGGGCTCCGAGGGACGCGGCCTGTCCCGGCTGGTCGGCACCACCTGTGACCTGCGGGTCGGCATTCCGATGGTCTCCGAGGTCGAGTCGCTCAACGCCAGCGTGGCGGCGGCGGTGGCGCTCGCCGAGGTCTCCCGGCGCCGCCTGGCGGCCTGA
- a CDS encoding GNAT family N-acetyltransferase, translated as MTVILRAEPTTSVPALLLRPWNGADAEPLVEAYRDPTLRRWTRLPVESSEDALRWLAVQRNGWADGSRLSFAVVAEQPDGSDRLLGNVVVKTPGQVVGLPEVGYWTAAYARGRGVASRALDVLSGWAFDTLGVDRLALLHQVDNSASCRVAEKTGYRFDRTLPARPPFPRDGHLHLRPATPRQSPVPRPLIGGGVPAP; from the coding sequence GTGACCGTCATACTGCGGGCGGAACCGACAACATCCGTCCCGGCTCTGTTGCTGCGGCCGTGGAACGGCGCGGACGCCGAGCCGCTGGTGGAGGCGTACCGTGATCCGACGTTGCGGCGGTGGACGAGGCTTCCGGTGGAGAGCTCGGAGGATGCGTTGCGCTGGCTGGCGGTGCAGCGGAACGGTTGGGCGGACGGCAGCCGGCTCAGTTTCGCGGTCGTGGCGGAGCAGCCGGACGGCTCGGACCGGTTGCTCGGCAACGTGGTGGTGAAGACGCCCGGCCAGGTCGTCGGGTTGCCCGAGGTCGGCTACTGGACGGCGGCGTACGCCCGGGGCCGGGGAGTCGCCTCCCGGGCGCTCGACGTCCTCAGCGGCTGGGCGTTCGACACCCTGGGCGTGGACCGGCTGGCGTTGCTGCACCAGGTTGACAATTCCGCCTCCTGCCGGGTCGCCGAGAAGACCGGCTACCGGTTCGACCGAACGCTTCCGGCCCGGCCGCCATTCCCCCGGGACGGGCACCTGCACCTGCGCCCGGCCACCCCGCGACAGTCCCCGGTCCCCCGTCCGCTCATCGGCGGCGGTGTGCCTGCCCCTTAA
- a CDS encoding BTAD domain-containing putative transcriptional regulator, which produces MRFGILGPLQVSGGETTVTAGRDRVVLAVLLLHAPQVVPVDELVDAVWDADPPVTARGQLQTCVSRLRRLLAVAGVPGETIVTGPAGYRIALGPDDLDAHVFERLVAAARGAAAEQNWPEAREGYRSALALWRGPALAGITGTAVRRSAASLDEQRMLAMEDGFEIELRLGGRGGDLIAELTDLVERHPLRERLRGQLMLALADIGRRAEALAVFRTGREILSGELGIEPGPALREIHRRVLAGEVGPADEEPSPRSPVRALPRAIEDFTGRHETIARLRKEIDEAGPNYSAVYVIDGMPGSGKTALAVHLATALGAAYPDAHLFVDLHGHSLNSPLPTSAAVGTLLRQLGVPGERIPADLDDRLALWRTELASRRVLLVLDNAASTAQVSPLLPAAPGCLTVVTSRRRLVGLDGVRAQSLTVLEPAEAVDLLARIVGPDRVRTEPAAAEEVVRRCGYLPLAIRLAGARLAHRARWRVADLAQRLGDADRPVLAEFAVEHRTLADAFALSYAQLPQPVQRTFRLLGIHPGVQFDHYAAAALTELPLGVVREHLDELVDAHLVDELDAERFRLHDLIREYANELVTVVGGEPERRQALQGLLDYYLHTAASVSQVLEPTGNLRMAVPGQPARPDLVVAAAREGRDWLEAERRNLVALVHLAVQQGQHRYAWQLARANWRQLFLGGHLDELIQTHTDGLRAAEALGDDAGIAIMHNYLTSAYFRLGEYQRSVESLRVVIAIWERLGDTAGRSVATVNLGLPLMMLGRTGEAVHYLELGLALARQTPGWHAMPNALTNLGSVYLFVGRYPDALRVLRNRLFMARQIGKIALVADTLGTIGGVYGRLGQRDRALRYMSVALHIQQARGNQFAVADLLNEIGSIERQRGRPEAAAQRHREALAAMRDAGDRAGECAAGNLLGRAMLDLGDTAAALELHRQALLGAMKIQTPYEQARALDGLARCLRGTDPAAARSYWTRALALLISVNSPDQHEVRRALQELG; this is translated from the coding sequence ATGCGGTTCGGGATCCTTGGGCCGCTCCAGGTGAGCGGTGGCGAGACGACGGTGACCGCCGGTCGGGACAGAGTCGTCCTGGCGGTGCTACTTCTGCATGCCCCTCAGGTGGTGCCCGTCGACGAACTCGTCGACGCGGTGTGGGACGCCGATCCGCCGGTCACCGCGCGGGGGCAGTTGCAGACCTGTGTCTCCCGGCTGCGCCGGCTGCTCGCCGTCGCCGGGGTGCCCGGCGAGACGATCGTGACCGGGCCGGCCGGCTACCGGATCGCGCTCGGGCCGGACGACCTGGACGCGCACGTCTTCGAGCGGCTGGTCGCCGCGGCGCGCGGCGCCGCCGCCGAGCAGAACTGGCCGGAGGCCCGCGAAGGGTACCGGTCCGCCCTGGCGCTCTGGCGCGGCCCGGCGCTGGCCGGGATCACCGGTACGGCGGTGCGCCGGAGTGCCGCCTCGCTGGACGAGCAGCGGATGCTGGCGATGGAGGACGGCTTCGAGATCGAGCTGCGGCTCGGCGGGCGCGGCGGCGACCTGATCGCCGAGCTGACCGACCTGGTCGAGCGGCATCCGCTGCGCGAGCGGCTGCGCGGACAACTGATGCTCGCGCTCGCCGACATCGGCCGCCGGGCCGAGGCACTCGCGGTGTTCCGGACCGGCCGGGAGATCCTCTCCGGCGAGCTGGGCATCGAGCCCGGCCCGGCGCTGCGGGAGATCCACCGACGGGTACTCGCCGGTGAGGTCGGGCCGGCCGACGAGGAGCCCTCGCCCCGGTCGCCGGTCCGGGCCCTGCCCCGGGCGATCGAGGACTTCACCGGCCGGCACGAGACCATCGCCCGGCTGCGCAAGGAGATCGACGAGGCCGGGCCGAACTACTCCGCCGTCTACGTCATCGACGGCATGCCGGGCAGCGGCAAGACGGCGCTGGCCGTACACCTGGCGACGGCGCTCGGTGCCGCGTACCCGGACGCGCACCTCTTCGTCGACCTGCACGGGCACAGCCTGAACAGCCCGCTGCCGACAAGTGCGGCGGTCGGCACGCTGCTGCGCCAGCTCGGCGTGCCGGGCGAGCGGATCCCGGCCGACCTGGACGACCGGCTGGCGCTGTGGCGCACCGAGCTGGCCAGCCGGCGGGTGCTGCTGGTGCTGGACAACGCGGCCAGTACCGCCCAGGTCAGCCCGTTGTTGCCGGCCGCGCCCGGCTGCCTGACCGTGGTCACCAGCCGGCGCCGGCTGGTCGGCCTGGACGGGGTGCGCGCGCAGTCGCTGACCGTGCTGGAGCCGGCCGAGGCGGTCGACCTGCTGGCCCGGATCGTCGGCCCGGACCGGGTCCGGACCGAGCCGGCGGCGGCCGAGGAGGTGGTCCGGCGCTGCGGCTACCTGCCGCTGGCGATCCGGCTCGCCGGTGCCCGGCTGGCCCACCGGGCGCGCTGGCGGGTCGCCGACCTCGCCCAGCGACTCGGCGACGCCGACCGGCCGGTACTCGCCGAGTTCGCCGTCGAGCACCGCACCCTGGCCGACGCCTTCGCGCTGTCGTACGCCCAGTTGCCGCAGCCGGTGCAGCGGACGTTCCGGCTGCTCGGGATACATCCCGGGGTGCAGTTCGACCACTACGCCGCCGCCGCGCTGACCGAGTTGCCGCTCGGGGTGGTCCGGGAACACCTCGACGAACTCGTCGACGCGCACCTGGTCGACGAGCTGGACGCCGAGCGGTTCCGGCTGCACGACCTGATCCGGGAGTACGCGAACGAACTGGTCACCGTGGTCGGCGGCGAGCCGGAGCGGCGCCAGGCGTTGCAGGGGCTGCTCGACTACTACCTGCACACCGCCGCCTCGGTGAGCCAGGTCCTCGAACCGACCGGAAACCTGCGGATGGCCGTACCCGGGCAGCCGGCCCGGCCCGACCTGGTCGTCGCCGCCGCCCGGGAGGGTCGGGACTGGTTGGAGGCGGAGCGGCGCAACCTGGTCGCGCTGGTGCACCTCGCGGTGCAGCAGGGCCAGCACCGGTACGCCTGGCAGCTCGCCCGGGCCAACTGGCGGCAGCTCTTCCTCGGTGGCCACCTGGACGAGTTGATCCAGACGCACACCGACGGGCTGCGGGCGGCGGAGGCGCTCGGCGACGACGCCGGGATCGCGATCATGCACAACTACCTCACCTCGGCGTACTTCCGGCTCGGCGAGTACCAGCGCTCGGTGGAGTCGCTGCGGGTGGTGATCGCGATCTGGGAGCGGCTCGGCGACACCGCCGGCCGGTCGGTGGCGACGGTGAACCTCGGCCTGCCGCTGATGATGCTCGGCCGGACCGGGGAGGCGGTGCACTACCTCGAACTCGGGCTGGCGCTGGCCCGGCAGACCCCGGGCTGGCACGCGATGCCGAACGCGCTTACCAACCTGGGCAGCGTCTACCTCTTCGTCGGCCGCTACCCGGACGCGCTGCGGGTGCTCCGGAACCGGCTCTTCATGGCCCGCCAGATCGGCAAGATCGCCCTGGTGGCGGACACCCTCGGCACCATCGGCGGGGTCTACGGGCGGCTGGGCCAGCGTGACCGGGCACTGCGCTACATGTCCGTGGCGCTGCACATCCAGCAGGCCCGGGGCAACCAGTTCGCCGTCGCGGACCTGCTCAACGAGATCGGCAGCATCGAGCGGCAGCGCGGCCGGCCCGAGGCGGCGGCGCAGCGGCACCGGGAGGCGCTGGCCGCGATGCGGGATGCCGGGGACCGGGCCGGCGAGTGCGCGGCCGGGAACCTCCTCGGGCGGGCCATGCTCGATCTCGGAGACACCGCCGCCGCGCTGGAGCTGCACCGGCAGGCCCTGCTCGGCGCCATGAAGATCCAGACGCCGTACGAGCAGGCCCGCGCGCTGGATGGGCTGGCCCGCTGCCTCCGGGGCACCGACCCGGCGGCGGCCCGCTCGTACTGGACCCGCGCGCTGGCCCTGCTGATCTCGGTCAACTCCCCGGACCAGCACGAGGTACGGCGGGCCCTACAGGAGCTGGGCTGA
- a CDS encoding fructosamine kinase family protein, whose translation MRDVVTVEPAAGGLAALAGIAIRRDAPPVFVKAFAEAPADDVFVAEAEGLAALRDLGGMATPEVILADRELLVLSLLRPRPPSETFWERFAHALARLHASTTRPRFGWHRDNWLGRRRQVNTWDDDGYAFFAQHRLLRWLGEPRVDAALDAADRAALERLCHRLPELLPDRPACLTHGDLWAQNVLATPDGQPALIDPAVSYMWAEVDLAHVWTTAPPPEARRFFEVYAELTTLDDDWRSRMPIIQLRQHLAVLAQFDDDWGAADQIRATLAPFRARI comes from the coding sequence ATGCGTGACGTCGTCACGGTGGAGCCGGCGGCGGGTGGGTTGGCGGCGCTCGCGGGCATAGCCATCCGGCGGGATGCGCCGCCGGTCTTCGTCAAGGCGTTCGCCGAGGCGCCGGCCGACGACGTCTTCGTCGCCGAGGCCGAGGGGCTGGCCGCGCTGCGCGACCTCGGCGGCATGGCGACGCCCGAGGTGATCCTGGCGGACCGGGAACTGCTGGTGCTGTCGCTGCTGCGGCCGAGGCCACCCAGCGAGACCTTCTGGGAGCGGTTCGCGCACGCGCTCGCCCGGCTGCACGCCAGCACCACCCGTCCGCGCTTCGGCTGGCACCGCGACAACTGGCTGGGCCGCCGCCGGCAGGTCAACACCTGGGACGACGACGGTTACGCGTTCTTCGCGCAGCACCGGCTGCTCCGGTGGCTCGGCGAGCCCCGCGTCGACGCGGCACTCGACGCCGCGGACCGGGCGGCGCTGGAGCGGCTCTGTCACCGGCTCCCCGAGCTGCTGCCGGACCGGCCGGCCTGCCTCACGCACGGCGACCTGTGGGCGCAGAACGTCCTGGCCACCCCGGACGGGCAGCCGGCGCTCATCGACCCGGCGGTGTCCTACATGTGGGCCGAGGTCGACCTCGCGCACGTCTGGACCACCGCACCGCCACCCGAGGCGCGCCGGTTCTTCGAGGTCTACGCGGAGCTGACCACTCTGGACGACGACTGGCGGTCCCGCATGCCGATCATCCAGCTACGACAACACCTCGCCGTACTGGCCCAGTTCGACGACGACTGGGGCGCGGCCGACCAGATCCGGGCCACCCTCGCCCCGTTCCGCGCCCGGATCTGA
- a CDS encoding PIN domain-containing protein: protein MTKWTALRSWGPRKLADLAQWRSGIVLLPFDEAVATTWGQLQARAQRRGRPRPTNDSWVAACWLVDRLPLATFNGKDYADFAEYDGLRLFDVS from the coding sequence TTGACCAAGTGGACCGCGCTCCGAAGCTGGGGTCCCCGGAAGCTGGCTGACCTGGCGCAGTGGCGGTCCGGGATCGTGCTACTGCCCTTCGATGAGGCGGTGGCCACGACCTGGGGGCAACTCCAGGCGCGGGCGCAGCGTCGTGGGCGGCCTCGACCAACGAACGACTCCTGGGTCGCGGCCTGCTGGCTCGTCGATCGGCTACCGCTGGCGACCTTCAACGGCAAGGACTACGCTGACTTCGCCGAGTACGACGGGCTCCGTCTCTTCGACGTCTCCTAG
- a CDS encoding VOC family protein, translating to MASARQFQVTFDCAEPERVARFWCEVLGYVVPPPPKGHASWGDYERTLPAEQQGAWFACVDPSGVGPRLYFQRVPEGKVVKNRVHLDVRVGVGLVGEERLAVLEAECARLVALGAVRERLLPADDDNESCIVMQDVEGNEFCLD from the coding sequence ATGGCATCGGCAAGGCAGTTCCAGGTCACCTTCGACTGCGCGGAACCCGAGCGCGTCGCCCGCTTCTGGTGCGAGGTGCTGGGGTACGTCGTACCGCCGCCACCGAAGGGGCACGCCAGTTGGGGCGACTACGAACGCACGCTGCCGGCCGAGCAGCAGGGCGCCTGGTTCGCCTGCGTCGACCCGTCGGGTGTCGGCCCGCGGCTGTACTTCCAGCGCGTCCCCGAGGGCAAGGTCGTCAAGAACCGGGTGCATCTCGACGTACGGGTCGGCGTCGGGCTCGTGGGCGAGGAACGCCTGGCCGTCCTCGAAGCCGAGTGCGCCCGACTGGTCGCGCTCGGCGCGGTGCGCGAGCGACTGCTGCCGGCCGACGACGACAACGAGTCGTGCATCGTGATGCAGGACGTGGAGGGCAACGAGTTCTGTCTCGACTAA